In the genome of Rhodobium gokarnense, one region contains:
- a CDS encoding TRAP transporter permease, producing the protein MSDSNGSGTASKRPEIDVDELVAQVDSGARAPTGAVGLFVVALAFIWSTFQLYIASGVPFWLNEVTGLNLVFNNSEARIIHLAFAIALASLAYPLFKTSSRHSVPWYDWVLAILGAGACLYLIINKEAIANRAGLPTTADLIASTIGMLSLALAVYRTLGLPMLIVAGVFVFYVFFGHLSFWPDAIQWKGASFGKAMWHYWMQLEGVFGVALGVSASMIFLFVLFGALLEKAGAGNYFIKLAFALLGHLRGGPAKAAVVASAMSGLYSGSSIANTVTTGTFTIPLMKRTGFAPEKAGAVEVASSTNGQLTPPVMGAAAFLISEFTGISYTEIIKHALVPALVSYIALVYIVHLEALKLNLKGMEKPPAHLTVMQKLIGFLTGFIGIAALGLAVYYGLGWIKVAFPDMTVWASTLLFAAAYLVLVFIAAKRPDLEVDDPDAPLAVLPRANEVALTGLHYLLPIVVLLWCILIERLSPALSAFWATVAMISIVLTQHSLKSIFRGEAAIASGFAQGVGDFVTGMIAGARNMVPIGVATGVAGVIIGTVSLTGAHQIVGEFVEFVSGGNLMVMLLLVAVMSLVLGMGLPTTANYIVVSSLMAPVIVSVGAQSGLVVPLIAVHMFVFYFGILADDTPPVGLAAFAAAAISGGDPIKTGLQGFAYDIRTALLPFMFIFNTEILLIDVTIFKAVAVFVIAVVAMMLFAAATQGYFFARNRIWESALLLVIAFTLLRPAFWLDFVQPPYDIRPGAEVVQIAESMPPGSHLRLLVRGPDFDKPDKTSELTILAALGPAGDGVSRLNNAGLTVLDEDGKAKLDEPMAGTSFFTKFQMFDFYGDNPVEIAEVQLEAERMPKEIFYIPAVLLLIGVILLQRRRQTQPAF; encoded by the coding sequence ATGTCGGACAGCAACGGTTCTGGCACGGCCAGCAAACGGCCCGAAATCGATGTCGACGAACTGGTTGCCCAGGTCGACAGCGGCGCGCGGGCGCCGACGGGGGCCGTCGGCCTTTTCGTCGTCGCCCTGGCGTTCATCTGGTCGACGTTCCAGCTCTACATCGCCTCCGGGGTGCCGTTCTGGCTGAATGAGGTGACCGGCCTCAACCTCGTCTTCAACAATTCCGAAGCGCGCATCATCCATCTCGCCTTTGCGATCGCGCTCGCCTCGCTCGCCTATCCGCTGTTCAAGACCAGCTCGCGCCATTCGGTGCCCTGGTATGACTGGGTGCTGGCCATTCTCGGCGCCGGCGCCTGCCTCTATCTGATCATCAACAAGGAGGCGATCGCCAACCGGGCCGGCCTGCCGACGACGGCGGACCTCATCGCCTCCACGATCGGCATGCTGTCGCTGGCGCTCGCCGTCTACCGCACGCTCGGCCTGCCGATGCTGATCGTCGCCGGCGTGTTCGTGTTCTACGTCTTCTTCGGCCATCTCAGCTTCTGGCCCGACGCGATCCAGTGGAAGGGTGCGTCGTTCGGCAAGGCGATGTGGCATTACTGGATGCAGCTTGAGGGCGTCTTCGGCGTCGCGCTCGGCGTCTCCGCCTCGATGATCTTCCTCTTCGTGCTGTTCGGCGCGCTCCTGGAAAAGGCCGGCGCCGGCAACTACTTCATCAAGCTCGCCTTTGCCCTTCTGGGACACCTGCGCGGCGGGCCGGCCAAGGCCGCGGTCGTCGCCTCGGCGATGAGCGGGCTCTATTCCGGCTCCTCGATCGCCAACACGGTGACCACCGGCACCTTCACCATCCCGCTGATGAAGCGCACCGGCTTTGCGCCGGAAAAGGCCGGCGCCGTTGAGGTCGCGTCCTCGACCAACGGCCAGCTCACGCCGCCGGTGATGGGCGCCGCCGCCTTCCTGATCTCCGAATTCACGGGCATTTCCTATACCGAGATCATCAAGCACGCCCTGGTGCCGGCGCTCGTCTCCTACATCGCGCTCGTCTACATCGTGCACCTGGAAGCCCTGAAGCTGAACCTGAAGGGCATGGAGAAGCCGCCGGCACACCTGACGGTCATGCAGAAGCTGATCGGCTTCCTCACCGGCTTCATCGGCATCGCGGCCCTCGGACTTGCGGTCTATTACGGCCTTGGCTGGATCAAGGTCGCGTTCCCGGACATGACGGTGTGGGCCTCGACCCTGCTGTTCGCCGCTGCCTATCTGGTGCTCGTCTTCATCGCGGCGAAGCGGCCGGACCTGGAAGTCGACGATCCGGACGCGCCGCTGGCCGTGCTGCCGCGGGCCAATGAAGTGGCGCTCACCGGCCTCCATTACCTGTTGCCGATCGTCGTCCTCCTCTGGTGCATCCTGATCGAGCGGCTGTCGCCGGCGCTGTCGGCGTTCTGGGCGACGGTGGCGATGATCTCCATCGTGCTGACCCAGCATTCGCTGAAGTCGATCTTCCGCGGCGAGGCGGCCATTGCCAGCGGGTTTGCCCAGGGCGTCGGCGATTTCGTCACCGGCATGATCGCGGGCGCCCGCAACATGGTGCCGATCGGGGTGGCCACCGGCGTTGCCGGCGTCATCATCGGCACGGTGTCGCTGACCGGCGCGCACCAGATCGTTGGCGAGTTCGTGGAGTTCGTCTCCGGCGGCAACCTGATGGTCATGCTGCTGCTCGTCGCCGTGATGAGCCTCGTCCTCGGCATGGGCCTGCCGACGACGGCGAACTACATCGTCGTCTCCTCGCTGATGGCGCCGGTGATCGTCTCCGTCGGCGCCCAGTCCGGCCTCGTCGTGCCGCTGATCGCCGTCCACATGTTCGTGTTCTATTTCGGCATCCTCGCCGACGACACGCCACCGGTGGGCCTTGCGGCGTTTGCCGCGGCGGCGATCTCCGGCGGCGACCCGATCAAGACCGGCCTGCAGGGCTTTGCCTACGACATCCGCACGGCGCTGCTGCCGTTCATGTTCATCTTCAACACGGAGATCCTGCTGATCGACGTGACCATCTTCAAGGCGGTGGCGGTCTTCGTCATTGCCGTGGTCGCGATGATGCTGTTCGCCGCGGCCACCCAGGGCTATTTCTTTGCCCGCAACCGGATCTGGGAGTCGGCGCTGCTGCTGGTCATTGCCTTCACGTTGCTGCGGCCGGCCTTCTGGCTCGATTTCGTGCAGCCGCCCTACGACATCCGGCCGGGCGCGGAGGTCGTTCAGATCGCGGAAAGCATGCCGCCGGGGTCGCACCTCAGACTGCTCGTGCGCGGGCCGGATTTCGACAAGCCGGACAAGACCAGCGAGCTGACCATCCTGGCCGCTCTCGGACCGGCCGGCGATGGCGTCAGCCGCCTCAATAATGCCGGATTGACGGTATTGGACGAGGACGGCAAGGCCAAGCTGGACGAACCGATGGCCGGTACCTCGTTCTTCACCAAGTTCCAGATGTTCGATTTCTACGGGGACAACCCGGTCGAGATCGCCGAGGTGCAGCTCGAGGCCGAACGCATGCCGAAGGAGATCTTCTACATCCCGGCCGTGCTGCTGCTCATCGGCGTCATTCTGCTGCAGCGCCGGCGCCAGACACAGCCGGCGTTCTGA
- a CDS encoding universal stress protein, protein MFDKILLPIDLDEESSWHKALPVAELLAADYGAELNVLAVIPTFNMSVVGSYFPQGYEKQAMADAKERLKELLEAKCTRDGVKVKGHVAHGTIYQEIIQVADDLSCDLIVISSHRPELKDYLLGPNAARVVRHAGQSVFVVRN, encoded by the coding sequence ATGTTCGACAAGATCCTCCTGCCGATCGACCTCGATGAGGAGAGCTCCTGGCACAAGGCGCTGCCGGTTGCCGAGCTGCTCGCCGCCGACTACGGGGCCGAACTCAACGTCCTTGCCGTCATCCCGACCTTCAACATGTCGGTCGTCGGCTCCTACTTCCCGCAAGGCTACGAAAAGCAGGCGATGGCCGACGCCAAGGAGCGCCTGAAAGAGCTCCTGGAAGCCAAGTGCACGCGCGACGGCGTCAAGGTGAAGGGCCATGTCGCCCACGGCACCATCTACCAGGAGATCATCCAGGTCGCCGACGACCTCAGCTGCGACCTCATCGTCATCTCCAGCCACCGGCCGGAACTGAAGGACTACCTCCTCGGCCCGAACGCGGCGCGCGTCGTGCGCCACGCCGGCCAGTCCGTGTTCGTGGTGCGCAACTAG
- a CDS encoding aspartate aminotransferase family protein, protein MRSRHLFGRHTKADLPVAVAGEGPYLIDAEGRRYLDACGGAAVSCLGHGPNPVTEAAKDQLDRMAYAHTSFFTSEPAEELADRLIALAPQGIERVYFVSGGSEATEAAMKLARQYFLETGEPERRHIIARWQSYHGNTLGALSAGGNRWRRGQFEPLLSGAMHHIDACHYWRFAEEGEGPEEYGLRVANQLEEKILALGPETVAAFIAEPVVGATMGAVPAVPGYFQRIREICDQYGVLLILDEVMCGTGRTGTLFASEQEGIFPDMVCIAKGIGAGIQPLGAMLCSDKIFAAVEAGSGFFQHGHTYIGHPVATRAGLAVLDEFEKHDLLSNVREMGNRLMTALIGRFGNRSHVGDIRGRGLFLGLELVDNRMTKTPFDPSLNLHARIKKAAMAEGLMCYPMGGTVDGLRGDHILLAPPYTIGEEHVEEIVDKLDRALEVAFEQVAA, encoded by the coding sequence ATGCGCTCGCGCCACCTGTTCGGCCGGCACACAAAGGCCGATCTTCCCGTCGCCGTTGCCGGCGAGGGGCCGTATCTGATCGACGCCGAGGGCCGGCGCTATCTCGATGCCTGCGGCGGGGCCGCCGTCTCCTGCCTCGGCCACGGGCCGAACCCGGTGACGGAGGCGGCAAAAGACCAGCTCGACCGGATGGCCTACGCCCATACCAGCTTCTTTACCTCCGAGCCGGCCGAGGAACTCGCCGACCGGCTGATCGCGCTCGCGCCCCAGGGCATCGAGCGGGTCTATTTCGTCTCCGGCGGCTCGGAGGCGACGGAAGCGGCCATGAAGCTGGCGCGGCAGTATTTCCTGGAGACCGGCGAGCCGGAGCGGCGGCACATCATCGCCCGCTGGCAGAGCTACCACGGCAATACGCTCGGCGCCCTTTCGGCCGGCGGCAACCGCTGGCGGCGCGGCCAGTTCGAGCCGCTGCTGTCGGGCGCCATGCACCATATCGACGCCTGCCACTACTGGCGCTTTGCCGAGGAGGGCGAGGGGCCGGAGGAATACGGCCTCAGGGTCGCCAACCAGCTTGAGGAAAAGATCCTGGCGCTTGGGCCGGAAACGGTCGCCGCCTTCATTGCCGAGCCGGTGGTCGGGGCGACCATGGGCGCTGTGCCCGCTGTTCCCGGCTACTTCCAGCGCATTCGCGAGATCTGCGACCAGTACGGCGTGCTCCTCATCCTTGACGAGGTGATGTGTGGCACCGGGCGCACGGGGACCCTCTTTGCCTCCGAGCAGGAGGGTATCTTCCCGGACATGGTGTGCATCGCCAAGGGCATCGGCGCCGGCATCCAGCCGCTCGGCGCGATGCTGTGTTCGGACAAGATCTTCGCTGCCGTGGAGGCCGGGTCCGGCTTCTTCCAGCACGGCCACACCTATATCGGCCATCCGGTGGCGACGCGGGCCGGGCTTGCCGTCCTCGACGAGTTCGAGAAGCACGATCTCCTGTCCAATGTCCGGGAGATGGGCAATCGGCTGATGACCGCGCTCATCGGCCGTTTCGGCAACCGCTCCCATGTCGGCGACATCCGCGGTCGCGGCCTCTTCCTCGGCCTGGAACTGGTCGACAACCGGATGACCAAGACGCCGTTCGACCCGAGCCTCAACCTCCATGCCCGGATCAAGAAGGCGGCGATGGCCGAGGGGCTGATGTGCTACCCGATGGGCGGCACCGTTGACGGCCTTCGCGGCGACCACATCCTCCTGGCGCCGCCCTATACGATCGGCGAGGAGCACGTGGAAGAGATCGTCGACAAGCTCGACCGGGCTCTCGAGGTGGCGTTCGAGCAGGTGGCGGCATGA
- a CDS encoding BKACE family enzyme, which produces MSGPAVVMAAPNGARRLKSDHPALPVTIAETAATARACLAAGAQAIHCHVRDADGGHVLDAGLYREAIAEITRLTGGQMAIQITTEAVGRYRPEEQAAVVRDVGPDLVSVALREMALADEAEARAFYAFAAEAGIGVQHIVYEPGEVRAFADCVAGDIIPSAARHALLFVLGRYSASLECDPTSLVGFLAALSAAELTDRTDWMVCAFGRGETAALTAALALGGHARVGFENSLVHADGSTAIDNADRVGGIADVVTALCRGRASKGQTATVLGAAAGASA; this is translated from the coding sequence ATGAGCGGTCCGGCCGTCGTCATGGCAGCGCCCAATGGCGCCCGGCGCCTGAAATCCGACCACCCGGCGCTGCCGGTGACGATTGCCGAGACGGCCGCGACGGCGCGGGCCTGCCTTGCCGCGGGCGCCCAGGCGATCCATTGCCATGTGCGCGATGCTGACGGGGGCCATGTGCTCGATGCCGGGCTCTATCGCGAGGCGATTGCCGAGATCACCCGGCTGACGGGCGGCCAGATGGCGATCCAGATCACCACAGAGGCCGTTGGCCGCTATCGGCCCGAAGAGCAGGCGGCGGTCGTGCGCGACGTGGGGCCCGATCTCGTCTCCGTTGCGCTCAGGGAAATGGCGCTTGCCGACGAGGCCGAGGCGCGGGCGTTTTACGCCTTTGCCGCGGAGGCCGGGATCGGCGTCCAGCATATCGTCTATGAGCCGGGCGAGGTGAGGGCGTTCGCCGATTGCGTTGCCGGCGACATCATCCCGTCCGCTGCGCGCCATGCCCTCCTTTTCGTGCTCGGGCGTTACAGCGCCAGTCTTGAATGTGATCCGACAAGCCTCGTCGGGTTCCTTGCAGCGCTCTCCGCCGCGGAACTGACAGACCGCACCGACTGGATGGTCTGCGCCTTCGGGCGCGGCGAGACGGCGGCGCTGACCGCGGCGCTGGCGCTCGGCGGCCACGCCCGGGTCGGCTTCGAAAACAGCCTCGTCCATGCGGACGGCTCGACCGCCATCGACAATGCCGACCGGGTCGGCGGAATCGCGGATGTGGTGACGGCGCTCTGCCGGGGCCGTGCGAGCAAGGGCCAGACGGCCACCGTTCTCGGCGCGGCGGCCGGCGCGAGTGCCTGA
- a CDS encoding ArsR/SmtB family transcription factor yields MTQATVNATDLRTKVARRDAAREAVGRRQAAARARRAVATSLETSTLIGSSSAACQFLKLFSNETRLQILALLAEGEKAVHEMESLLGIRQPALSQQLAYLRAERIVTTRREGKSIYYTLTSGQARSVLDVVYRMFCQDGCRETNCAMQRVRHDADA; encoded by the coding sequence ATGACGCAAGCCACCGTGAATGCCACAGACCTCCGGACCAAGGTTGCCCGGCGCGACGCCGCGCGTGAAGCGGTCGGACGGCGCCAAGCCGCGGCGCGGGCCCGCCGCGCGGTGGCGACCTCGCTGGAAACCTCGACCCTGATCGGCTCGTCCTCGGCCGCCTGCCAGTTCCTGAAGCTGTTCTCCAACGAGACCCGGCTGCAGATCCTTGCCCTCCTTGCCGAGGGCGAGAAGGCCGTGCACGAGATGGAATCCCTGCTCGGCATCCGGCAGCCGGCGCTCTCCCAGCAGCTCGCCTATCTCCGCGCCGAGCGCATCGTCACGACGCGGCGCGAGGGCAAGTCGATCTACTACACGCTGACCAGCGGCCAGGCCCGTTCGGTGCTCGACGTCGTCTATCGGATGTTCTGCCAGGACGGCTGCCGGGAAACCAACTGCGCCATGCAGCGGGTGCGCCACGACGCCGATGCCTGA
- the metC gene encoding cystathionine beta-lyase: protein MPDRKTTHDRRPATVLAHSGRNHGENRYFVNPPVIHASTVLYDSVEAMQTRTQPYTYGRQGTPTSEALEAALNDLEGAAGTCLAPSGLAAISVALLSMLGADDHLLMIDTVYAPTRNVCETVLKRMGVETTYFDPAIGAGIADLIRDNTRLIFLEAPGSLTFEMVDLPAFVEVAKARGIRTAIDNTWATPLFYRPLENGIDLSIQAGTKYIVGHSDVMLGTVSANDATFPDLKATHRALGQHVGPDDVYLALRGLRTMAVRLERHMASALTIARWLQGRPEVVAVRHPALETDPGHAVWKRDFSGACGLFAFELQPSTPAKAVAAFLDTLELFGLGYSWGGFESLAILAKPGPNRTATRYDDTNPLIRVHIGLEDPADLIADLEAGFAAMASA, encoded by the coding sequence ATGCCTGATCGTAAAACGACCCATGACCGCCGTCCTGCCACCGTGCTCGCCCATAGCGGCCGCAACCACGGTGAAAACCGCTACTTCGTCAATCCGCCGGTCATCCACGCCTCGACCGTTCTCTATGACTCCGTGGAGGCGATGCAGACCCGCACCCAGCCCTACACCTACGGGCGCCAGGGCACGCCGACGTCGGAAGCGCTGGAGGCGGCCCTCAACGATCTGGAGGGCGCGGCCGGCACCTGCCTTGCCCCGTCCGGCCTTGCGGCGATCTCCGTGGCGCTCCTGTCGATGCTCGGCGCCGACGATCACCTTTTGATGATCGACACGGTCTACGCGCCGACCCGCAATGTCTGCGAGACAGTGCTGAAGCGCATGGGCGTCGAGACGACCTATTTCGATCCGGCGATCGGCGCCGGCATCGCCGACCTCATTCGCGACAACACCAGGCTGATCTTCCTGGAGGCCCCCGGCTCGCTCACCTTCGAGATGGTCGACCTCCCGGCCTTCGTGGAGGTCGCCAAGGCCCGCGGCATCCGCACCGCGATCGACAACACCTGGGCGACGCCCCTCTTCTACCGGCCGCTTGAGAACGGCATCGACCTCTCCATCCAGGCCGGCACCAAATACATCGTCGGCCATTCCGACGTGATGCTCGGCACCGTCTCGGCCAACGACGCGACCTTCCCGGACCTGAAGGCGACCCACCGCGCCCTCGGCCAGCATGTCGGCCCGGACGACGTCTACCTGGCCCTCAGGGGCCTCAGGACCATGGCCGTCCGGCTGGAAAGGCATATGGCGAGCGCCCTGACGATCGCGCGCTGGCTGCAGGGCCGTCCCGAGGTCGTCGCCGTGCGCCATCCGGCGCTGGAGACCGATCCGGGCCACGCCGTCTGGAAGCGCGATTTTTCCGGCGCCTGCGGGCTCTTTGCCTTCGAGCTGCAGCCGTCCACTCCGGCCAAAGCCGTTGCCGCCTTCCTCGACACGCTGGAACTGTTCGGCCTCGGCTATTCCTGGGGCGGCTTTGAGAGCCTCGCCATCCTCGCCAAGCCCGGCCCGAACCGCACGGCGACCCGATATGACGACACCAACCCGCTGATCCGTGTCCATATCGGCCTGGAAGATCCGGCGGACCTGATTGCGGATCTGGAAGCGGGCTTTGCAGCGATGGCGTCTGCCTGA
- a CDS encoding amino acid ABC transporter substrate-binding protein, which translates to MTMKIMPLVLGAAVALAATAANAGTLDDVKAKGFVQCGVSQGLPGFSNPDDQGNWTGLDVDYCRALAAAIFNDPEKVKFSPLSAKERFTALQSGEIDVLPRNTTWTMSRDTALGLNFVGVNYYDGQGFMVRKSLGVASALELSGANVCTNTGTTTELNVADYFRSKDMPYQIVAFEKADEVVQAYDAGRCDVYTTDASGLYAQRLKLTNPDEHMVLPEIISKEPLGPVVRQGDDEWFNLAKWVHFATINAEELGVTSANVDEMKNSETPSIKRLLGTEGEYGKAIGLDNDWAYNVIKHVGNYGEIFERNVGPSTQLGIARGLNALWSKGGLQYAPPVR; encoded by the coding sequence ATGACAATGAAAATTATGCCTTTGGTATTGGGTGCCGCCGTCGCGCTGGCCGCGACCGCCGCCAATGCCGGCACGCTTGACGACGTCAAGGCGAAGGGCTTCGTGCAGTGTGGCGTCAGCCAGGGCCTGCCGGGCTTTTCCAACCCGGACGACCAGGGCAACTGGACCGGCCTCGACGTCGACTATTGCCGGGCGCTGGCCGCGGCGATCTTCAACGATCCGGAAAAGGTGAAGTTCTCCCCGCTGTCGGCAAAGGAGCGCTTCACGGCCCTGCAGTCCGGCGAGATCGACGTCTTGCCGCGCAACACGACCTGGACGATGAGCCGCGACACGGCGCTCGGCCTCAACTTCGTCGGCGTCAACTATTATGACGGCCAGGGCTTCATGGTCCGCAAGTCGCTCGGCGTCGCCTCGGCGCTGGAGCTGTCGGGCGCCAATGTGTGCACCAATACCGGCACCACCACCGAGCTCAACGTCGCCGACTATTTCCGCTCCAAGGACATGCCGTACCAGATCGTCGCCTTCGAGAAGGCCGACGAGGTCGTGCAGGCCTATGATGCGGGCCGCTGCGACGTCTACACCACGGACGCCTCGGGCCTCTATGCCCAGCGCCTGAAGCTGACCAATCCGGACGAGCACATGGTGCTGCCGGAAATCATCTCCAAGGAGCCGCTCGGCCCGGTCGTGCGCCAGGGTGACGACGAGTGGTTCAACCTCGCCAAGTGGGTGCATTTCGCCACCATCAACGCCGAGGAACTGGGCGTCACCAGCGCCAATGTCGACGAGATGAAGAACAGCGAGACCCCGTCGATCAAGCGCCTGCTCGGCACCGAGGGCGAATACGGCAAGGCGATCGGGCTCGACAACGACTGGGCCTACAACGTCATCAAGCACGTGGGCAACTACGGCGAGATCTTCGAGCGCAATGTCGGTCCGTCGACCCAGCTCGGCATCGCCCGTGGCCTCAATGCCCTGTGGTCGAAGGGCGGCCTGCAATACGCGCCGCCGGTCCGCTAG
- a CDS encoding amino acid ABC transporter permease: MAVEDARPARATDRASLVNDPKVRGAVYQILLVLALAWLIWEIIDNTRTNLEQRNMATGWGFLDETAGFGIILNLVQYSEVSSYGRALFVGFLNTLLVAGIGVFFATVIGFIVGIARLSKNWVISRIAYVYIEVLRNIPLLLQIFFWYFAVLRAVPGKREMGTIIPGFHLNIAGLRGPAPVFQEGSTATVVAFILAVALTVAVKIWAGRRQAATGEQFPVLWTAIGLIVGLPLIIFLATGMPISISYPEFKETGPILMRGFQEGTGFVLIPEFLSLLLALSLYTATFIAEIVRAGILAVSHGQTEASYALGLRPGSTLRLVIIPQAMRVIIPPLTSQYLNLTKNSSLAVAIAYPDLVSVGGTVLNQTGQAIEIIAIWMLVYLTISLLTSAFMNWYNKRMALVER, encoded by the coding sequence ATGGCCGTTGAAGACGCCCGTCCTGCACGGGCAACCGATCGCGCATCCTTGGTGAACGATCCCAAGGTTCGCGGTGCCGTCTACCAGATCCTGCTGGTTCTGGCGCTTGCCTGGTTGATCTGGGAAATCATCGACAACACCAGAACCAACCTCGAACAGCGCAACATGGCGACCGGCTGGGGGTTTCTGGACGAGACCGCCGGTTTCGGCATCATCCTGAACCTGGTCCAGTACTCGGAGGTCTCCAGCTACGGCCGGGCGCTTTTCGTCGGCTTTCTCAACACGCTGCTGGTCGCCGGCATCGGCGTCTTCTTCGCCACGGTGATCGGCTTCATCGTCGGCATCGCGCGGCTGTCGAAGAACTGGGTGATCTCGCGCATTGCCTATGTCTATATCGAGGTGCTGCGCAACATCCCGCTCCTCTTGCAGATCTTCTTCTGGTATTTCGCGGTGCTGCGTGCCGTTCCCGGAAAGCGGGAAATGGGCACCATCATTCCCGGGTTCCATCTCAACATTGCCGGCCTTCGTGGCCCGGCGCCGGTGTTCCAGGAGGGCTCGACCGCAACGGTGGTCGCGTTCATCCTCGCCGTCGCCCTGACAGTTGCCGTCAAGATCTGGGCCGGCAGGCGCCAGGCCGCGACCGGCGAGCAGTTTCCGGTGCTGTGGACGGCGATCGGGCTGATCGTCGGGCTGCCGCTGATTATCTTTCTCGCCACCGGCATGCCGATCAGCATCTCCTATCCGGAATTCAAGGAGACCGGGCCGATCCTGATGCGCGGCTTCCAGGAGGGCACCGGCTTCGTGCTGATCCCGGAATTCCTGTCGCTGCTGCTGGCGCTGTCGCTCTATACGGCGACCTTCATCGCCGAGATCGTCAGGGCCGGCATCCTCGCCGTCAGCCACGGCCAGACCGAGGCGTCCTACGCGCTCGGCCTGAGGCCGGGATCGACGCTGCGCCTGGTGATCATTCCCCAGGCGATGCGGGTGATCATCCCGCCGCTGACCAGCCAGTATCTGAACCTCACCAAGAATTCCTCACTGGCCGTCGCCATCGCCTATCCGGACCTCGTCTCGGTCGGCGGCACGGTGCTCAACCAGACCGGCCAGGCGATCGAGATCATCGCCATCTGGATGCTCGTCTATCTGACGATCTCGTTGCTGACCTCGGCCTTCATGAACTGGTACAACAAACGCATGGCGTTGGTGGAACGGTAG
- a CDS encoding amino acid ABC transporter permease, whose product MTMTHADESTSEAYVRDHMVEASAPPANSVGAIGWMRANLFSSIPNTILTLLGAYIVYLVVPPLIEFAFVNAVWEGENREACAPVKDGACWPYVEAYFWTFIYGRYPDPERWRVNLTFLMFAIGLVPLLVPQMPFKREGLLYMLAVFPVAALILLSGGDFTYAGFFLPMPEGELRFWIEFGLFAAVVTGAIYLLTREAGGNAKGTAVSILAGFGVLAILFFVASIDFGLVEVETPRWGGLLVTLVIAVTGIAASLPIGIALALGRRSNLPIVRLISVIFIEFWRGVPLITVLFMSSVMLPLFLPEGITFDKLLRALIGVALFASAYMAEVVRGGLQAIGKGQYEGAMALGLRYWQMMSKIILPQALTLVIPGIVNTFIGLFKDTTLVLIIGLFDLLGIIQLSYTDPNWASPTQSHTGYLVAAMIFWVFCFSMSRYSIYMERRLDTGHKR is encoded by the coding sequence ATGACCATGACGCACGCCGACGAATCCACCAGCGAGGCCTATGTCCGCGACCACATGGTCGAGGCGTCGGCGCCGCCCGCCAACAGCGTCGGTGCCATCGGCTGGATGCGGGCCAATCTCTTCTCCAGCATTCCCAACACCATCCTGACGCTGCTCGGCGCCTACATCGTCTATCTGGTGGTGCCGCCGCTGATCGAGTTCGCCTTCGTCAATGCGGTCTGGGAGGGCGAGAACCGGGAAGCCTGCGCCCCGGTGAAGGACGGTGCCTGCTGGCCCTATGTGGAGGCCTATTTCTGGACCTTCATCTACGGCCGCTATCCCGATCCGGAGCGCTGGCGGGTCAATCTGACCTTCCTGATGTTCGCGATCGGCCTGGTGCCGCTCCTGGTGCCGCAGATGCCCTTCAAGCGCGAGGGCCTGCTCTATATGCTGGCCGTGTTCCCGGTCGCCGCGCTGATCCTGCTCTCCGGCGGCGATTTCACCTATGCCGGCTTCTTCCTGCCGATGCCGGAGGGCGAACTGCGGTTCTGGATCGAGTTCGGGTTGTTCGCCGCCGTCGTCACCGGGGCGATCTACCTGTTGACCCGTGAGGCCGGCGGCAACGCCAAAGGCACGGCCGTCAGCATCCTTGCCGGGTTCGGAGTGCTGGCGATCCTGTTCTTCGTGGCAAGCATCGATTTCGGCCTGGTGGAGGTGGAAACGCCGCGCTGGGGCGGCCTGCTCGTCACCCTCGTCATCGCCGTCACCGGCATTGCGGCGTCGTTGCCGATCGGCATCGCGCTCGCCCTCGGGCGGCGCTCCAACCTGCCGATCGTGCGGCTGATCTCGGTGATCTTCATCGAGTTCTGGCGCGGCGTGCCGCTGATCACCGTGCTCTTCATGTCGAGCGTGATGCTGCCGCTGTTCCTGCCGGAGGGGATCACCTTCGACAAGCTGCTCAGGGCGCTGATCGGCGTGGCGCTGTTCGCGTCGGCCTATATGGCGGAGGTGGTGCGCGGCGGCCTGCAGGCGATCGGCAAGGGGCAATATGAGGGCGCCATGGCGCTCGGGCTGAGATACTGGCAGATGATGTCGAAGATCATCCTGCCGCAGGCGCTGACGCTGGTCATTCCGGGCATCGTCAACACCTTCATCGGCCTCTTCAAGGACACGACCCTGGTGCTGATCATCGGTCTCTTCGACCTCCTGGGCATCATCCAGCTTTCCTACACCGACCCGAACTGGGCCTCGCCGACGCAGAGCCACACCGGCTATCTCGTCGCCGCGATGATCTTCTGGGTCTTCTGCTTCAGCATGAGCCGATACTCCATCTACATGGAGCGCCGTCTCGATACCGGGCACAAACGCTAG